Sequence from the Enhydrobacter sp. genome:
GGCGCCCTGCTGCAGCTCAGGGGCCAGGACATCTTCCGCAGCAAGGGCATCCTCGCCATCGACGGCGCGCCCAAGCGCTACGTCTACCAGGGCGTGCACATGATGATGGACGCCGGCTGGGGCACGCCATGGAAGGAGGGCGAGAAGCGCGCCAGCAAGCTCGTCTTCATCGGCCGCAACCTCGATGGCGACAACCTCAAGCGCGGCTTCGAAGACTGCCTCAAGTAAGCCCGTGAAGCTCGACCTCGCCAATCCGGCGTGGCGGCAGAGCCTGCCGCCCACCCGCACCGTCGCGACCGATGCGCCCGCCGCCGCCTGCGCCTTCAGTCGCGACGGCGGCACGGTCGCCTTCGCCATGGGCGACGGCGGCGTACGCCTGCTGCCTGCCGATCCGGCGGCGCCCGCACCCGACGCGGCGCCGCCGCTCCACCGGGGCGCCGTGCTCTGCCTGATCGGCGATCCGACGAGCGACGGCTTCGTGAGCGGCGGCGACGACGGCCGCCTGCTGCGCATCGCAGCCGACGGCGGTGCGATCGAGATCGCCCAGCAGACGGGCAAGTGGTTCGAACATCTGGCCGCGCATCGTGCGACGGGTGCCGTCGCAGCGAGCGCCGGCAAGACGGCCTATGTGCTGAAGGGCGGCGAGTTGCGCGAGTTCGGCCCGCATCAGAGCACCGTCGCCGGCGTCGATTTCAGCAAGGACGGCAGCCGCATCGCCTGCGCGCACTATGGCGGCGTCACGGTGTGGAGCATCGGCCAGGTCGCCCTGCCGCCGCGCCGTTTCGCCTGGGCGGGCAGCCATGTCGCGGTGAGATGGAGCACCGACGGCAAGTTCATCGCCACCGGCACGCAGGAGAATGACATCCATGTCTGGCGAATGGCGCAGGCCACCGACATGCGCATGCAGGGGTATCCCGCCAAGGTGAAGAGCCTGTCCTGGTCGGCCGACGCGCGCTTCCTGTTTACTTCCTCGCAGCCGGTCTTCACCGGCTGGCCGTTCGCCGGCAAGGGACCTGAAGGCAAGCCGCCGCTGCAGTTCGGCCAGGAGGGCGCCGGCCTGATGACCGTCGTCGCGGCGCATCCCGCGACGGACTACGTCGCCGGCGGCTATGAATCGGGTGAGCTGCAGCTCGGCGACATCAAGAGCAAGCGCTCGGTCGTGATCAAGCTCGCCGACAGTTCGCCCGTCACCTGCCTCGCCTGGTCGCCCGACGGCCAGAAGCTCGCCGCCGGCAACGACAGAGGCGATCTGCTGGTGATCGATCTGCGGCGCTAGCCGCGGCGTCCCACCAGCCACCGGTTGGAAAGCAGGCACAGCACGCCCGCGATGCCCATCGCCGTCGTCATGGGCGCGATGGTGCCGTCGAGCGTCTGGCCGACGATGGCGCCGAACAGCGCGCCCATGCCGAACTGCAGTACGCCGATCAGCGACGACGCCGTCCCTGCCATGTGCGGGTAGCGCTGCAGCGCCATCGCCATGGCGTTGGGACCGATCAGGCTGATGGTGGCGATCTGCGGCGCGAAGCAGAGCAGGAACGGCCACAGGCCGATGGTGCCGTGGCGCGCCTCGATGAAGCCCATGACCAGCGCCGCCGGCCCCACGACCGCCGGCACGATGACGGCGTGGCGCAGGATCTTGCCGGCACCGAACACCGGCGCGAACCGGGCGTTGAGCAGGCTGCCGATGGTCATGAACACCACCATGCCACCGAAGACCAGACCGTAGGCGCGCGGCGCGATGCCATAAGTCTCGATCAGCACGAAGGGCGAGCCCGACAGGAACGAGAACAGCGCGGCGAACTGAAAGGCACCGGTGAAGGCGTAGCCCATGAAGGCGCGATGGCGAAGCAGTTCGCCGAAACGCTTCAGCACCGAGCCGATCCGCAGCGGCTGGCGGTACTCGGGCCTGAGCGTCTCCGGCAGGCGCAGCCAGGCCGCCAGGAAGGCGACCACGCCGATCGCCGCCAACACCCAGAAGATCGCGCGCCAGCCCAGGTACCAGAGCACCTGCCCGCCGATCAGCGGCGCCAGCATGGGCGCGATCGAGGTGCAGGCCATCATCAGCGACATGGCGCGCGCCGCCTGATCCTTTTCGGCGAGGTCGCGCACCATGGTGCGCGCCAGCACGACGCCGCCGCATGCCGCCAGCCCCTGCAGGACGCGCAGGGTGACGAGGTGGCCCGCCGCGGCGGCGAAGGCGCAGCCCGCGCTGGCCAACACGTAGATCGCGAGGCCGACCAGGATCACCGGTCGGCGGCCGAAGCGGTCGCCCGCCGGCCCGTAGAATATCTGCCCGGCACCGAAGGCAATCATGAAGGCCGAGAGCGTGAGCTGGATGTCGCCCGCCGTGCCCTTGAGATCGCTGGCGATCACCGGCAGGGCGGGCAGATACATGTCGATGGAAAGCGGCGTGAAGGCCGAAAGAAGGGCCAGCAGCACCAACAGGAGCGGCGTCAGGGTCGGGCGGGTCGCCGCTGGAGCTGTTGGAGAGTTCATAGGCGCGTCGGCTCTATAGCCGACATGCTATAAGCGGGCCATGTCGCTGCCCGACATGACGGAAATGCAGATACGGCGCTACGCCCGGCACATCGTGCTGGCCGAGATCGGCGGCGTCGGCCAGGCGCGACTGATCGCCGCGCGCGTGCTGGTGGTGGGCGCCGGCGGGCTCGGCGCGCCCCTGCTGCAATATCTTGCGGCGGCGGGGATCGGCGCCTTGGGCGTGATCGACGACGACACGGTCGATCTCTCCAACCTGCAGCGCCAGGTCATCCATCGCACCTCCGACATTGGCCTGCCCAAGGTCGAAAGCGCCCATCGCGCGCTGGCCGACATCAACCCCGAGGTCCGCGTGGTCATGCATCCGCGACGCCTCACCGAAGCCAATGTCGACCAGATCATCGCCGGCTATGAGATCGTGGCCGACGGCAGCGACAACTTCGCCACGCGCTATCTGCTGAACGACGCCTGCTATCGCCTCAAGAAGACTCTGGTTTCCGCGGCGATACTTCGTTTCGACGGCCAGATCTCGACCTACAAGGCGTGGCGCGGCGCGGGCCATCCCTGCCTGCGCTGCATCTTTCCGGCGGCACCGTCGGAAGATGCCGTGCCGTCCTGCGCACAGGCCGGCGTTCTGGGGGCGCTGGCCGGCACGCTCGGCTCCCTGCAGGCGACCGAGGTGGTCAAGGAGGTCCTGGGCATCGGCCGCTCGCTGTCGGGCCGGCTGCTGACC
This genomic interval carries:
- a CDS encoding WD40 repeat domain-containing protein, with the translated sequence MKLDLANPAWRQSLPPTRTVATDAPAAACAFSRDGGTVAFAMGDGGVRLLPADPAAPAPDAAPPLHRGAVLCLIGDPTSDGFVSGGDDGRLLRIAADGGAIEIAQQTGKWFEHLAAHRATGAVAASAGKTAYVLKGGELREFGPHQSTVAGVDFSKDGSRIACAHYGGVTVWSIGQVALPPRRFAWAGSHVAVRWSTDGKFIATGTQENDIHVWRMAQATDMRMQGYPAKVKSLSWSADARFLFTSSQPVFTGWPFAGKGPEGKPPLQFGQEGAGLMTVVAAHPATDYVAGGYESGELQLGDIKSKRSVVIKLADSSPVTCLAWSPDGQKLAAGNDRGDLLVIDLRR
- a CDS encoding Bcr/CflA family multidrug efflux MFS transporter produces the protein MNSPTAPAATRPTLTPLLLVLLALLSAFTPLSIDMYLPALPVIASDLKGTAGDIQLTLSAFMIAFGAGQIFYGPAGDRFGRRPVILVGLAIYVLASAGCAFAAAAGHLVTLRVLQGLAACGGVVLARTMVRDLAEKDQAARAMSLMMACTSIAPMLAPLIGGQVLWYLGWRAIFWVLAAIGVVAFLAAWLRLPETLRPEYRQPLRIGSVLKRFGELLRHRAFMGYAFTGAFQFAALFSFLSGSPFVLIETYGIAPRAYGLVFGGMVVFMTIGSLLNARFAPVFGAGKILRHAVIVPAVVGPAALVMGFIEARHGTIGLWPFLLCFAPQIATISLIGPNAMAMALQRYPHMAGTASSLIGVLQFGMGALFGAIVGQTLDGTIAPMTTAMGIAGVLCLLSNRWLVGRRG
- the moeB gene encoding molybdopterin-synthase adenylyltransferase MoeB yields the protein MSLPDMTEMQIRRYARHIVLAEIGGVGQARLIAARVLVVGAGGLGAPLLQYLAAAGIGALGVIDDDTVDLSNLQRQVIHRTSDIGLPKVESAHRALADINPEVRVVMHPRRLTEANVDQIIAGYEIVADGSDNFATRYLLNDACYRLKKTLVSAAILRFDGQISTYKAWRGAGHPCLRCIFPAAPSEDAVPSCAQAGVLGALAGTLGSLQATEVVKEVLGIGRSLSGRLLTYDALDGSFEEMAITKRPDCPTCGTA